A stretch of the Bordetella genomosp. 8 genome encodes the following:
- a CDS encoding DeoR/GlpR family DNA-binding transcription regulator — translation MLQEERIARIQALLGAFERVSTERLARELSVSRETVRRDVLELEAQGALRRVHGGVVTTAAHAEPPYAQRQHLRAREKRAIARAVLPMLAPGQVILLDAGTTTGYLAEALRGMSGLTVVTNSLGVAMTLARRDAPSESPRHEVILLGGTPHGDVPATYGSGTINEIGRYHADLALLSPVGLSATHGATSYASHEAEVAQAMAAQARERVLLADYSKVGLVSRVCYAKPQEVSRIVTNPHDDDGVEDELRRWRRAGVDVVLA, via the coding sequence ATGCTGCAGGAAGAACGCATCGCCCGCATCCAGGCTTTGCTCGGCGCCTTCGAGCGCGTCAGCACGGAGCGGCTCGCGCGCGAACTCTCGGTATCGCGCGAGACGGTGCGGCGCGACGTCCTCGAGCTCGAAGCGCAGGGCGCGCTGCGGCGGGTACATGGCGGCGTGGTCACGACAGCCGCGCATGCCGAGCCGCCTTACGCGCAGCGCCAGCATCTGCGCGCGCGCGAGAAGCGCGCCATCGCCCGCGCCGTGCTGCCGATGCTGGCGCCGGGACAGGTGATCCTGCTGGATGCCGGGACGACCACCGGCTACCTGGCCGAAGCACTGCGCGGGATGTCCGGCCTGACCGTGGTGACGAATTCCCTGGGCGTGGCCATGACGCTGGCGCGCCGCGACGCCCCCAGCGAATCGCCACGTCATGAAGTCATCCTGCTGGGTGGCACGCCACACGGCGATGTGCCCGCGACCTATGGCAGCGGGACGATCAACGAGATCGGGCGCTACCACGCGGACCTGGCCCTGCTGTCGCCGGTGGGACTCAGCGCCACACACGGCGCGACCAGCTACGCGAGCCATGAAGCGGAAGTGGCGCAAGCGATGGCCGCGCAGGCCAGGGAGCGCGTGCTGCTCGCCGACTACAGCAAGGTCGGATTGGTCAGCCGTGTGTGCTATGCCAAACCGCAGGAAGTCAGCCGCATCGTCACCAATCCGCATGATGATGACGGCGTCGAAGACGAACTGCGGCGGTGGCGCCGCGCCGGCGTGGACGTGGTGTTGGCCTGA
- a CDS encoding phosphocholine-specific phospholipase C — translation MINNAKRKFLRNSLGATASLTALSMFPPSIRRALAIPANNRTGTIKDVEHVVILMQENRSFDNYFGTLAGVRGFGDRFTIPVPNALNVWQQLDANGKPILPYHLDQTAGNAQRVSGTPHSWNDARDAWDKGRMYQWARYKRTQSMGYFTEQEASFQFALANAFTLCDGYFCSLHGGTNTNRLFHWTGTNGANTPSAHVVVNNVWDGLDTTTNLATTGFDWVTYPERLTQAGVSWMVYQNMPDNFTDNPLIGFKQYRDANLRSGKPVYHDVPVNPAYAPTDDVNNPLYKGIANTMPDGGFLGTFKQDILDNKLAQVSWIIAPETYSEHPGPSSPVQGGWYTQEVLDALTANPDVWSKTVLLINFDENDGYFDHVPPPCAPSLDLTSGATFGKSTLSAADMSYEYYTHGVVPNTTMPTPDGDCYGPGPRVPMYVISPWSRGGWVNSQQFDHTSVLRFLEARFGVAETQISPYRRAVFGDLTSAFNFATPNDDALPTLNGRRTRNDADTLRISQDALGQVALPTPQNLPRQGSGTRPSRALPYELHTSARADASTGAVKLIFSNTGSAAAVFHVYDRLHLDRIPRRYVVEAGKQLDDSWDTRATDDGRYDLWVLGPNGYHRGYTGDLAAQAANGAAVPEVRVCYDVANGNVYLTGMNTGGKDAHLTVRAKAYRNDGPWNLTVVAGATQDVHWDLKDSAQWYDFLVTCAEQPGWSRRFAGRVETGKDGLSDPAMGMEDL, via the coding sequence ATGATCAACAACGCCAAACGCAAGTTTCTGCGCAACAGCCTGGGCGCCACCGCGTCCCTGACCGCATTGAGCATGTTCCCGCCCAGCATCCGCCGGGCGCTGGCCATCCCGGCGAACAATCGCACGGGCACCATCAAGGATGTCGAGCACGTCGTCATCCTGATGCAGGAAAACCGTTCCTTCGACAACTACTTCGGCACGCTGGCCGGCGTGCGCGGCTTCGGCGATCGCTTCACGATCCCGGTACCGAACGCGCTGAACGTCTGGCAGCAGCTGGACGCCAACGGCAAGCCCATCCTGCCGTATCACCTGGACCAGACCGCCGGCAATGCGCAGCGTGTCAGCGGCACGCCGCACAGCTGGAACGATGCGCGCGACGCGTGGGACAAGGGCCGCATGTACCAGTGGGCGCGCTACAAACGTACGCAATCCATGGGCTACTTCACCGAACAGGAAGCGTCCTTCCAATTCGCACTGGCCAACGCCTTCACGCTATGCGACGGCTACTTCTGCTCGCTGCACGGCGGCACCAATACCAATCGCCTGTTCCATTGGACCGGTACCAACGGCGCGAATACGCCGTCCGCGCACGTGGTGGTGAACAACGTATGGGACGGCCTGGACACGACCACCAACCTGGCGACGACGGGCTTCGACTGGGTGACCTATCCCGAACGGCTGACGCAGGCCGGCGTGTCCTGGATGGTTTACCAGAACATGCCTGACAACTTCACCGACAACCCCTTGATCGGCTTCAAGCAATATCGCGACGCCAACCTGCGTTCCGGCAAGCCGGTCTACCATGACGTGCCGGTGAACCCGGCGTACGCCCCCACCGACGACGTGAACAACCCGCTCTACAAGGGCATCGCCAACACGATGCCGGATGGCGGCTTCCTGGGCACGTTCAAGCAGGACATCCTGGACAACAAGCTGGCGCAGGTGTCCTGGATCATCGCGCCGGAAACCTATTCCGAGCATCCGGGGCCGTCGAGCCCCGTGCAAGGCGGCTGGTACACCCAGGAGGTGCTGGATGCGCTGACCGCGAATCCGGACGTATGGTCCAAGACCGTGCTGCTGATCAACTTCGACGAGAACGACGGCTATTTCGACCACGTGCCGCCGCCCTGCGCGCCGTCGCTGGATCTGACGTCGGGCGCCACCTTCGGCAAGTCGACGCTGAGCGCCGCCGATATGTCGTACGAGTACTACACGCATGGCGTGGTGCCGAACACCACGATGCCCACGCCGGATGGCGACTGCTACGGGCCGGGACCGCGCGTTCCGATGTATGTGATCTCGCCATGGAGCCGTGGCGGGTGGGTGAATTCGCAGCAGTTCGACCATACGTCCGTGCTGCGCTTCCTGGAAGCCCGTTTCGGGGTCGCCGAAACCCAGATCAGTCCGTACCGCCGCGCGGTCTTCGGCGACCTGACCTCGGCCTTCAATTTCGCCACGCCCAACGACGATGCGCTGCCCACGCTGAACGGCCGCCGCACCCGCAACGATGCGGACACGCTGCGCATTTCGCAGGATGCGCTGGGCCAGGTGGCCCTGCCCACGCCGCAGAACCTGCCGCGCCAGGGAAGCGGGACGCGTCCGTCACGCGCCTTGCCGTACGAGCTGCACACCAGCGCGCGCGCGGACGCTTCGACGGGCGCCGTCAAGCTGATCTTCTCCAATACGGGTTCGGCTGCCGCGGTGTTCCACGTGTACGACCGCCTGCATCTGGACCGTATTCCGCGCCGCTACGTGGTGGAGGCCGGTAAGCAGCTGGACGACAGCTGGGACACCAGGGCCACCGATGACGGCCGCTACGACCTGTGGGTACTGGGACCGAACGGCTATCACCGGGGCTACACCGGCGACCTGGCGGCGCAGGCGGCCAACGGCGCCGCCGTGCCCGAAGTGCGCGTCTGCTACGACGTGGCGAACGGCAACGTCTACCTGACCGGCATGAACACCGGCGGCAAGGACGCGCACCTGACGGTTCGGGCCAAGGCCTACCGCAACGACGGGCCATGGAACCTGACGGTCGTCGCTGGCGCCACCCAGGACGTGCATTGGGACCTGAAGGACAGCGCCCAGTGGTACGATTTCCTGGTCACCTGCGCCGAGCAGCCCGGCTGGTCGCGCCGCTTCGCCGGCCGCGTCGAGACGGGCAAGGACGGCCTGAGCGATCCCGCGATGGGCATGGAAGATCTTTGA
- a CDS encoding Bug family tripartite tricarboxylate transporter substrate binding protein: MKLIARWSIAVWAAIALLLPAAHAGEFPSRPVTLIVGYAPGGGTDTVARSVAEVLSRKWGQQVIVKNRPGGTGVIGIRDLKGAAPDGYTLGIWTDSDIGNAAVRDDLGYDLVKDFDHIGQIASGGTVLVVNPSVPIKTFADFVAYAKKNPGKLNFAVVSGGGMHLDSLRIQDAAGVKTTIIGYPGTGPALTDLIAGHVDMLVLPLGVALPYIKSGSARAIAVGSTTRWAGLSDVQTLSEAVPGLESTFFYGLVGPKGMPDSLKTTLNSALMDALRDPKLGEKFLSMGFIPTGNSPSEFKAVIAKKLEVSRTAAEQTGLKQSLQQGK, encoded by the coding sequence ATGAAGCTGATAGCCCGTTGGTCCATAGCCGTGTGGGCCGCTATTGCATTGCTGTTGCCGGCAGCGCATGCCGGCGAGTTCCCAAGTCGTCCTGTCACGCTGATCGTCGGTTATGCGCCCGGCGGTGGCACCGATACGGTCGCGCGCAGCGTCGCCGAGGTGCTGTCCCGCAAGTGGGGGCAGCAGGTCATCGTGAAGAATCGCCCGGGCGGCACGGGCGTCATCGGCATCAGGGACCTGAAGGGCGCCGCTCCGGACGGCTATACCCTGGGCATCTGGACGGATTCCGATATCGGCAACGCCGCGGTGCGGGACGATCTGGGTTACGACCTGGTGAAGGACTTCGACCATATCGGCCAGATCGCCTCCGGCGGCACGGTGCTGGTGGTCAACCCATCGGTGCCGATCAAGACGTTCGCCGACTTCGTCGCATACGCCAAAAAGAATCCAGGCAAACTCAACTTCGCTGTCGTGTCGGGTGGCGGCATGCATCTGGATAGCCTGCGCATACAGGATGCGGCGGGCGTGAAGACCACCATCATCGGCTACCCTGGAACAGGCCCTGCCTTGACCGACCTGATCGCCGGCCACGTCGATATGCTGGTGCTGCCGCTGGGCGTGGCGCTGCCCTACATCAAAAGCGGCTCGGCCCGTGCCATCGCGGTCGGATCGACCACGCGCTGGGCGGGACTGTCCGACGTGCAGACACTTTCGGAAGCGGTGCCTGGGTTGGAAAGCACTTTCTTCTACGGCCTGGTTGGCCCCAAAGGAATGCCGGACAGCTTGAAGACCACCTTGAACAGCGCACTCATGGATGCGCTGCGAGACCCCAAGCTGGGCGAAAAATTCCTGTCCATGGGGTTCATTCCCACAGGAAACTCGCCGAGCGAATTCAAGGCAGTGATCGCGAAGAAACTGGAAGTCTCGCGCACGGCGGCGGAACAGACGGGATTGAAGCAGAGCTTGCAGCAGGGAAAGTGA
- a CDS encoding flavin-containing monooxygenase codes for MSEVQLPPELPSGSAEHVDILIVGAGFGGLYAIHRMRKLGLQVRCIEAASGVGGTWFWNRYPGARCDVESLDYSYSFSNELQQEWSWSHRYAEQPEILAYLNHVADRFDLRQHIRFETRVTGMRYDEDRAVWRVSTDKGPVVEARFCIMASGNLSAPRVPDIPGIERFKGEWHHSARWPDQGVDFTGKRVALIGTGATGVQMLPRIAAQASLVTVFQRTANFSVPANNHPMPEDEEREQKANYPALRKAARKQASGMSRVAIPTMSALDMPREDRLRLYERLWAKGGSARMMGAFTDLMRNAEANESLAAFVREKIRAVVKDPATAEILTPRDHPIGSRRLCVDTDYYESYNRDNVKLVDARRTPIQEITEKGLRTTEAEYEVDIIAFATGFDAMTGALNEISIVGRAGERLGEKWRTGPATYLGLMVHGFPNMFIVTGPGSPSVKANMVTAIEQHVEWISDCLTYLDEHDIDTIEPTSQAEDDWVRHVNEVANGTLFPQATNSWYVGANIPGKPRVFMPYVAGLPAYIKTCEEVVADGYRGFDLRKSRVDAEAGI; via the coding sequence ATGTCCGAAGTCCAACTACCCCCAGAGCTCCCGTCCGGTTCAGCCGAACACGTCGATATCCTGATCGTCGGCGCCGGATTCGGCGGGCTTTATGCCATACACCGCATGCGCAAGCTCGGGCTTCAGGTGCGTTGCATCGAGGCGGCAAGCGGGGTGGGCGGCACGTGGTTCTGGAATCGCTACCCGGGCGCGCGCTGCGACGTCGAAAGCCTCGACTACTCCTATTCGTTCTCCAACGAGCTACAGCAGGAATGGAGCTGGTCGCATCGCTACGCCGAACAGCCGGAGATCCTGGCCTACCTCAACCACGTTGCCGACCGCTTCGACCTGCGCCAGCACATACGCTTCGAGACGCGGGTGACCGGCATGCGCTACGACGAAGACCGCGCGGTGTGGCGGGTCTCGACCGACAAGGGCCCCGTGGTGGAGGCGCGCTTCTGCATCATGGCCAGCGGCAATCTGTCGGCGCCACGTGTTCCGGACATTCCCGGCATCGAGCGCTTCAAGGGTGAATGGCATCATTCAGCCCGCTGGCCGGACCAGGGCGTGGACTTCACGGGCAAGCGCGTCGCGCTCATCGGCACGGGCGCCACCGGCGTGCAGATGCTGCCCAGGATTGCCGCGCAGGCAAGCCTGGTCACCGTCTTCCAACGCACCGCGAACTTCAGCGTGCCCGCAAACAACCATCCCATGCCGGAAGACGAGGAACGCGAGCAGAAGGCCAACTACCCGGCGCTGCGCAAGGCCGCGCGCAAGCAGGCCTCCGGCATGTCGCGGGTCGCCATTCCCACCATGTCCGCCCTCGACATGCCACGCGAGGACAGGCTGCGCCTCTACGAACGGCTATGGGCCAAGGGCGGCAGCGCCCGCATGATGGGCGCGTTCACCGATCTCATGCGCAATGCGGAGGCGAATGAAAGCCTCGCGGCATTCGTCCGCGAGAAGATCCGCGCGGTCGTCAAGGATCCCGCAACGGCCGAAATCCTGACGCCGCGCGATCACCCGATCGGGTCGCGCCGGCTTTGCGTGGACACGGACTACTACGAGAGCTACAACCGGGACAACGTCAAGCTGGTGGACGCCAGACGCACGCCCATCCAGGAGATCACCGAAAAAGGCCTGCGCACCACCGAAGCCGAATACGAAGTCGACATCATCGCCTTCGCGACCGGCTTCGACGCGATGACTGGCGCGCTGAACGAGATATCCATCGTCGGACGCGCCGGCGAGCGCCTGGGTGAAAAATGGCGCACCGGGCCGGCGACCTACCTGGGCCTCATGGTGCACGGCTTTCCGAACATGTTCATCGTGACGGGCCCTGGCAGTCCTTCGGTCAAGGCCAACATGGTCACCGCGATCGAGCAGCACGTCGAGTGGATATCGGATTGCCTGACCTATCTCGACGAGCACGACATCGACACGATAGAGCCGACGTCCCAGGCCGAAGACGATTGGGTACGGCATGTCAACGAGGTAGCCAACGGGACGCTTTTCCCGCAGGCGACCAACTCCTGGTATGTCGGCGCCAACATCCCCGGCAAGCCGCGCGTCTTCATGCCCTATGTCGCCGGCCTTCCCGCGTACATCAAGACATGCGAAGAGGTCGTCGCCGACGGCTATCGCGGTTTCGACCTGCGGAAAAGCAGGGTGGATGCGGAGGCCGGGATATGA
- a CDS encoding SDR family NAD(P)-dependent oxidoreductase: MTVRSIFVVGGASGIGLETARYFLEHGDAVTIVDVDAEKVSQAEAALARSGGRVSGVPADVRERDSLGAAFAHGAARHGGIDALVFTAGVLLPATLADMTDEVYDLTFDVNARGFWRCAQAALPHFPDTGGAIVAISSSAGLRPKAGNGAYAASKVALQFLARTLALEVAHRQIRVNCICPSMLKTPMTEKFIAGSAQGGFHLTATTPLGRLCTEADIARTIAFLCSEDASFITGATIAVDGGSTAGMAMAR, from the coding sequence ATGACGGTGCGAAGCATATTCGTGGTGGGTGGCGCGTCCGGCATCGGCCTGGAGACCGCCCGCTATTTTCTCGAACATGGCGACGCCGTGACCATCGTCGACGTCGATGCCGAAAAAGTGAGCCAGGCCGAGGCCGCGCTCGCCAGGTCCGGAGGCCGCGTCAGCGGCGTGCCAGCCGACGTCAGGGAGCGCGACAGCCTGGGCGCAGCCTTCGCCCACGGGGCCGCCCGCCATGGCGGTATCGATGCGCTGGTCTTCACCGCGGGCGTGCTGCTTCCCGCGACGCTCGCCGATATGACGGACGAGGTCTACGACCTCACCTTCGACGTGAACGCCAGGGGTTTCTGGCGCTGCGCCCAGGCTGCCTTGCCGCACTTCCCCGATACCGGCGGCGCAATCGTCGCAATATCGTCGTCGGCGGGCCTGCGCCCCAAGGCGGGTAACGGCGCCTACGCGGCGTCCAAGGTCGCGTTGCAGTTCCTGGCGCGTACGCTGGCCCTGGAAGTCGCGCACAGGCAGATACGCGTGAACTGCATCTGTCCCAGCATGCTCAAGACGCCGATGACCGAAAAGTTCATCGCCGGTTCCGCGCAGGGCGGCTTTCACCTGACGGCAACCACGCCGCTCGGCCGCCTGTGCACGGAAGCCGACATCGCGCGGACCATCGCCTTCCTGTGCTCTGAAGATGCGTCATTCATCACCGGCGCGACCATCGCCGTGGATGGCGGATCGACCGCCGGCATGGCGATGGCGCGCTGA
- a CDS encoding IclR family transcriptional regulator, with amino-acid sequence MSTEYGLEAEPQSDKPARSGKPRSADGAERVVGKPVGAIVSGLAVLRALHQAQRPQRASEVARETGLHRGTAFNILRTFQREGLVAYNEREQTYSIGVMVLELAHGVLRTSGLLDVIRPEMFSLAERVGVTVALAKVEKSYDLVLLDFVGGGFRVDSYFSMGRRSPRFSGASGLVMAAFSGATPELVESAYGQTEWFRKPAFEEYLQRIETTRARGYALDSGDRRRGLTQIAVPIFSQAGPLTLVLTAVNFSYTMTEQKIAEVAEAMLAFADRMSPELGRLRLE; translated from the coding sequence GTGAGTACTGAGTACGGACTCGAGGCTGAACCGCAATCGGACAAGCCTGCCCGTTCCGGAAAACCCAGGAGCGCGGACGGCGCCGAACGCGTCGTAGGCAAGCCCGTGGGCGCGATCGTTTCCGGACTGGCGGTCCTGCGGGCGCTGCATCAGGCGCAGCGTCCCCAAAGGGCCAGCGAGGTCGCGCGCGAAACCGGCCTGCATCGCGGAACGGCATTCAACATCCTGCGTACCTTCCAGCGCGAAGGCCTGGTCGCCTATAACGAACGCGAACAGACCTACAGCATAGGCGTCATGGTCCTGGAACTCGCGCATGGCGTCCTGCGCACCAGCGGCTTGCTGGATGTGATCCGGCCGGAGATGTTTTCACTGGCGGAACGCGTAGGCGTGACGGTCGCGCTGGCGAAGGTCGAAAAGAGCTATGACCTGGTGCTGCTCGACTTCGTCGGCGGCGGTTTTCGCGTCGACAGTTATTTCAGCATGGGCCGCCGGTCGCCACGCTTCTCGGGGGCATCGGGCCTGGTCATGGCCGCCTTCTCCGGGGCCACCCCGGAACTGGTGGAGTCGGCGTATGGGCAGACGGAGTGGTTTCGCAAACCCGCCTTCGAGGAATACCTCCAGCGTATCGAAACCACACGGGCGCGCGGCTACGCCCTGGATTCGGGTGACCGAAGGCGCGGCCTGACGCAGATCGCCGTCCCGATCTTCTCCCAGGCGGGGCCTTTGACGCTGGTCCTGACGGCGGTCAATTTCAGCTACACCATGACCGAACAGAAGATCGCGGAAGTGGCCGAAGCCATGCTGGCCTTCGCCGACCGTATGTCCCCGGAGCTGGGACGCCTGCGCCTGGAATGA
- a CDS encoding alpha/beta hydrolase produces MAYDPGIQDYVDRTRKALAEMGELGALTLAQRRARADRQAALISEPYPASLDVTDTYIVLPGREILVRVYRPRADAPLPAIVYLHGGSFVAGSPQGHDFITASLAANTGAQVLSVHYRRAPENPYPAPTEDAYEALTWAAREADMLGIDPDRLAVAGDSAGANLAAACALLARDRGGPRLRMQALAYPTLDADLDTPSYLHNTQDAFLTREGMAYALESFLPASAAALRDDGYALPMRAASHAGLPPAYLLLADHDPLLDDGRRYAEKLSAAGVPVDMRIGVGMIHGFLRARRLSAAVDMEFHRMCKALRVALALPEPAQRW; encoded by the coding sequence ATGGCGTACGACCCCGGCATCCAGGACTATGTAGACCGCACCCGCAAGGCCCTGGCGGAGATGGGCGAGCTCGGCGCCTTGACCCTGGCACAGCGGCGCGCGCGCGCGGATCGACAGGCCGCGCTGATCAGCGAGCCCTACCCCGCGTCCCTGGACGTCACCGATACCTACATCGTGCTGCCTGGCCGCGAAATACTCGTGCGCGTGTACAGGCCGCGCGCCGACGCACCGCTGCCAGCGATCGTCTATCTGCACGGCGGCAGCTTCGTCGCCGGCAGTCCGCAGGGACACGACTTCATTACCGCCAGCCTGGCCGCGAACACCGGCGCGCAGGTGCTGAGCGTGCATTACCGCCGCGCGCCGGAAAATCCCTATCCAGCGCCCACTGAAGACGCTTATGAGGCCCTGACCTGGGCGGCGCGCGAAGCGGACATGCTGGGCATCGATCCCGATCGCCTCGCCGTGGCGGGCGACAGCGCGGGCGCCAATCTGGCGGCGGCCTGCGCCCTGCTGGCCCGCGATCGTGGCGGTCCCCGGCTGCGCATGCAGGCCCTGGCCTATCCGACGCTGGATGCGGACCTCGACACCCCGAGCTATCTGCACAATACCCAGGACGCCTTCCTGACGCGTGAAGGCATGGCGTACGCGCTGGAATCCTTTCTGCCGGCTTCGGCGGCCGCCCTGCGCGACGACGGCTATGCCTTGCCCATGCGCGCGGCGAGCCATGCGGGACTGCCGCCTGCCTATCTGCTGCTGGCGGATCACGATCCGCTGCTGGACGACGGCAGGCGCTATGCCGAAAAGCTGAGCGCCGCGGGAGTGCCGGTGGACATGCGCATCGGCGTGGGGATGATCCACGGCTTCCTGCGCGCGCGCCGGCTCAGCGCGGCGGTGGACATGGAATTCCACCGGATGTGCAAGGCCTTGCGCGTGGCGCTGGCGCTGCCGGAGCCGGCGCAACGCTGGTGA